The Streptomyces uncialis genomic interval TCTGACCGTCGGGAAGGCGGACGAGGAGGGGCGGGAGCGGTTCGTCCTGCCGCCCGAGCACGCGGCGGTGCTGGCGTTCGAGGAGTCACCGTTCTTCATCGCGGGCGCGGCGCGTCTGGTGCCTGCCCTGTCGATGATGCTCGACGGTGTGACCGAGGGTTTCCGCTCGGGCGGCGGGCTGACACCTGAGCAGTACCCCGAGTCGCTGTACCGGACGATGTGGCAGATGAGTGCGAGCTGGCTGGACTCCCTGCTGCTGCCGCAGTGGGTGCCCGCCGTCGACGGTCTGGCGCGGGCTCTGGAGGACGGTACGCGCGTCGCCCATGTCGGCAGCGGTGGCGGCCGGGCCCTCGTCCTGCTCGCCGGGCGCTTCCCCCGTTCCCGGTTCGTCGGGTACGACCGGCTGCGGCTGAACGTGGAGCGCGCCCGTCGGGCGGCCCAGGAGGCCGGGGTGGCGGACCGGGTGGAGTTCGTCGAGGCCGACGCCCGGGAGGCGCTGTCCGGGGAGCACGGCCTGATCATGTCCTTCGACGTCCTGCACGATGCCCCCGATCCGGGCGGGACCCTGCGCGCGGTGCGCTCGGCGCTCGCCCCCGGCGGGGTGTTCCTGCTGCTGGAGAGCAACGGCGTCGACCGTGCCGTCGAGAACACCGGGTCCGGTGCCGCCCTGCTGTACGGGGCGAGCGTGCTGTACAGCGTGCCCATCACCCGGGCCGGCGAGGGTCCTTCGCTCGGGATGCTGGGGCTGCCACCCGGCACCCTGCGCACGCTGTGCGAGGAGGCGGGCCTGACCTCGGTACGGCCGATGCCCAGCCCGACGCCCTTCAACGCGCTGTACGAGATTCGTCCCTGAACACGGTTCCCCGCACGATCCGGTACTCCCTCTCTCGGAAGGGAAGATGGTGACAGCACAGGTGCCGCCGCCGCGCGACGGACACGACAGGACCGGACCGGGCAGCGCGGAGTTCTCCGCGCAGCGCCCCGTGTGGCGCGCGCCCGACGACGACGCGCTCGCCGGGCTGGACTTCGCGACCGTCACGGTTCCGGTGGACCATGCCCGCCCCCAGGGCCCGACCCTCGATCTGGCGCTGGCCCGGCACCGGGCCCGCTCCCCCGGGCGGCGGCGCGGGGTACTGCTGGTCGGCCCCGACGACCCGGGCAACCGGGGCACCCTCCTGGTGCCGGATCTGGTGCGGTCGCTGCCGGGCGAGGTGCTCGACAGCTACGACCTCGTGGGGTTCGATCACCGGTTCAGCGGGCTCAGCGAGCCTCTGACCTGCGGGCTGAGCCCCGAGCAGTGGCTGTGGATCTTCCACAGCCAGCAGGGCTTCGACGCGGAGGTGGAGTTCCAGCGCGGTGTGGTCGAGCGGTGCTTCCAGGAGGCGGCGGACGTCCTGCCCCATGTGACGTCGCGGAACATCGCACGGGACATGGAGGTCATCCGCGCCGCGCTGGGCGAGGAGCGGATCTCCTATCTCGGCTACTCCTACGGCAGCTATCTGGGCGCGGTGTGGACCCAGATGTCCGGCGAGCACGCCGACCGGGTGGTCCTCGACAGCGTCATCGACCCCGACTCGGTGTGGCGTCCGATGTTCCTCGGCTACGCGGCCAGTTGCGAGACGGCACTGGGCAACTGGGCGCGCTGGGCCGCCGAGCGCCACGGCGAACTCGGCCTGGGCGCTACCGGGCAGCGGGTGCGTACGGCGGTCGACCGGCTGGTCGAGCGGGCGGACCGCTCCCCGGTGCCGGTCGCCGGGATGCCCGTGGACGGCACCATGCTGCGGCTGTTCACCATGGTGCTGCTGAGCATGGACCGGGCCTGGGGTGTCCTCGCCGACATCCTGCGGGCCGCCGCGCACGGCGGCGAGGCGTCGCCGTCGTCGCTGCGGACCCTGGGCGAGATGTTCGGGCGGGGCAAGGAGGAGAGCGCCGCCGTGGCGCAGTTGGCGGTCCTGTGCGGTGACGCGGCCTGGCCGCGGGACCTCGATGTGTACCGCCGGGGCCTGGCCGGGCACGGTGAGCGGTTCCGGTTCATCGGACCCGCGATGGCCGGCCCGAAGGCCGGTGCGTTCTGGCCGCTGCCGCCCCGGGAGCCGGTGACCGTGTTCGGTGCGGACAACCGTGCGGAGAGCCATTTGCTGGTGCAGTCGGCCGAGGACATGTTCACGCCCGCCCATGGTGCTGTTCGGCTGCGCGGGCAGTTGCCGCGCACCGCCCGGCTGGTCACGGTGGCCGGATCGGCGCATCACCGGGTCTTCCCGTTCCAGGGCGATCCCGGTGTGAACGAGGTGGCGACCGAGTACCTGCTCACCGGGAAGCTCCCGGACACGGACGTGACCCTCACCGGCCGGCCGTCGACGCCGGAGGAGCGACGGACGGACAGCGGCGGACAGCGGGGGAGCCGGTCATGAGCGAGGTGCGGACGGACGCCGTCCGGAGTTTCCAGACGCAGGAGCTGACCTGGACGGAGGCCGACGAACAGGCCCTGGGCAGTCTCGAATGCGCCCGGTTGAGCGTCCCGCTGGACTACGCCAGGCCGGACGGAGGCACCCTCACCCTCGGTCTGGTCCGGCACCGGGCGACCGCGCCGGAGCGGCGGCGGGGTGTGCTGCTGATCGGCCCCGGGGACGATCTGGGCAACCGGGGCACCCTCCTGGGCGCCCAACTGGTGGGAACGCTGCCGAAGGAGGTACTGGCGCAGTACGACGTGGTGGCGTTCGACCACCGGTTCATGGGGCGCAGCAGTCCGGTGGTGTGCGGCCTGGACCCGGAGGAGCGGTTCTGGGTCTTCCACCAGCCTCGGGACTTCGACCACGAGGTGCGGTTCCAGGCGAACGTGGCGGCGAAGGTCGCCGAGCACGCCCTGGACATCCTGCCGTACGCCAATTCGCGGAACATCGCACGGGACATGGAGGTGATCCGCGGGGCGCTCGGTGAGCAGCGGATCTCCTATCTCGGCTACTCCTACGGCACCTATCTGGGCGCGGTGTGGACCCAGATGTTCGGCGAGCACGCCGACCGGGTGGTCCTCGACAGCGTCTGCAGCCCCGACTGGGTGTGGCGCGGGCTGTTCACCGACTTCCCGCCCAACGGTGAGCGGGCGCTGACGCGCTGGGCGCGCTGGGCGGCGCCGCGCGACACGGGGCTGGGGCTGGGTGCTTCCGCGGCCCTGGTGCGGGCTTCCTACGACCGGCTGCTGGCCAGGGTGGACGCCGGTGAACCGGTGGCGGTGGCGGGGTTCCCACTGGACCGCACCCTGGCGCGACTGCTCGTGGTGGGGATGCTGAACAGTGACCGCAACTACGGCTTCCTCGGGGACATCATCCGTTCGGCCGTGCACGGCGGTCCGCTGGAGCCGGCGACGACGGGCTTTCTGGCCTCGATGTTCGGGCAGCCGAAGGAGGAGAGCGGTACGGTCGCGCAGATGGCCATTCTCGCCGGTGACTGGGCGTGGCCGCGGAACGTGGACGTGTACCGGCGGGACATGGAACGCGCGGCGCGCAGTCATCCGTTCACCGGGGCGGCGATGGCGGGGATCAAGGCGACGGCCTTCTGGCCGGTGCCGCCGAGCGAGCCGGTGACGGCGCTGGGCGAGGGCAACGCCGCGGAGAGTGTCCTGCTCGTGCAGTCGGCCGAGGACATGTCGACCCCGCACGCGGCCGCGGTACGGATGGGTGAGGTGCTGCGGCACAACTCCCGGCTGCTCACCCTGGAGGGCTCGGCGCACCATCGGGTCTTCCCGTTCTACGGTGATCCGGGTGTCGACGAGGTCGTCACGTCGTATCTGATCGACGGGGTGCTGCCCGGGTCCGATGTGACGCTCACCCACCGGGAGCCGCAGGTCTGACGGGTGTGCGGGCGTGGTCGCGGGGTGCGGTGCAAGCTGCCGCACCCCGCGCGGCCGGTCGCGGGTCAGGTCAGGAAGTCTCGTGCCGGGTTGGCCCGGGGGTAGCGCCTGACGTACTCCAGGAACCGGGCCAGGGTGTCGTCGCTGCGGGTCAGCATGCCGGGGCGGAACCGGATGGTCGTCAGGACCGGGGCGTCGTCGGCGAACATCCCCATCATCAGTTCCATGGCCCGGTCGAGGAACGCCTCCGTCGCCGGCGGTTCCTCGCCGTCCTCGCGGCGCGCGCCGAGGACGAAGACGGGCCTGGACGCCCCGGGCCGGACCGGGCACAGGGCGGTGATCCAGAAGAACCAGCGGCCGTCGAGAGTTCCGGTCTGCCAGAAGATGTTGGTTCCGTGAATGTCGACCCGCAGGTCGAGCCGGCTGCCGTCGGGTTCGCTGACGCGCAGGGGGTAGCCCATCGAGTGATCGGTGGCGCTGACCGCGTCCTTGGGGTCCTCTTCCATCGTGAACTCGTGCTGGAGGCCGAAGTGCTGGAGGTCAAGGGTCTGCGCGGTCACCAGCCAGGGGTCGAAGGGCGCCTCGTCGAGGACGGAGTGGCGGAACACCAGCTCGTCCTGCGGATAGGGGAGATCCGGGACGTCGAACGTGGGCCGCTCGCCGTTGAACGCCCAGACGATCCCGTGCCGCTCCCGTGCCGGGAAGCGGAACAGCCGTGCCCCCGGCGGCACCGGGTCGCCGATGCCCGTCACCGCGCACATCCCGGCGCCGTCGTACTCCCAGCGGTGGAAGCGGCACCGCAGCCGATCTCCCACCACCTCCCCCACCGACAGATCAGCGCCGAGATGGACGCAGTACGCGCTGAGCACCCGGGCCTCGCCGCCGCCGGCGGCCCGGAACGCGACCACCCGGCCACCCAGGAAGTCCGCGCCGACCACCGAACCCGCGGTCAGTTCGTCCGACAGACAGACCGGGAACCAACTCTGGCTGTACAGACCGTCCTCCCCCTCCCCGGGTACGGGAGGACCGAGTTCCCGGTGGGGTGATTCCTCGGCGGACGGAATGCCGGAACGATCGAGCCCGGTCATGACAACTCCCCTGCCGCGATAAGGCGGCCCGTAGTCATTGATGCTCTTTCTTTTTCCCTGCGAAATTGTTTCCACGGCCTGATCGGCACGTCAACCCCTCGCCCGATCAGGCAGGGCACAGCAATCTGCGAGAAGTGGCATACGGCGGCTCGCGGCTATTGTTTCCAGAACTGCGCACACCCACAGCAGACTGCGACTTCCGGAAGGAATTGGCATGCCGGCTCAGCGGGAAAACCCCCCGGGGAACGACTCCCCCGGCGCGTCGACGGCCGCGAACAAGGCGGTGGTGCGGCAGATGATCGACACCTGGAACAACGGCGACCTCGCGGGGATGATGCGGTTCTGGTCCCCGGACATGGTCCATCACGGCCGGGACGGAAGCCCGATGCCCGGCGCGGACGTCGCCGCCGAGATGGCGCGGTTCATGCGGGCCTTCCCCGATCTGCGTCTCACGGTGCACAGCCTGGTCGCGGAGGACGATCTGGTGTCCACCCGGCTCACCGTGGAGGGCACTCACCAGGGCGAGTACCTGGGTCTGCCGCCCACCGGCCGCAAGGTGAGCTGCGCGCTGCTCGGCCAGCTGCGCATCGATTCCGGCACCGTGGTCGAGCACTGGGGTGTGGCCGACGGACTGTATCTGCTGGAACAGCTCGGACTCCTGCCCGCCGATCTCCTCCAGGCCACCGCCTGACATCCCGTGCTCAGTTCTCCGTCGGTTCACGTCGCTGAGGGGAGTCGCTCTTATGACGCAGTACGCCACCGCGGCGCAGCGGAAATCCACTTACGAGGAAACCGTCCGCCGATTCCGTGGAGCCGTGCTTTTCACCCATGAATACTCGGTGATCCAGGATGTTCTCACACCGGATTTCGTGGATCATTTCGCGCCGCCCTGGGATCCGCCCGGGCGGGAGGGTGTGGCGCACCGGTTCGGTCAGGCCGCTGACGCCCTGACCACCCGCCGGGTGGAGGTGGTGGTCTCGGTGTGCGAGGGCGACATCCTCGCGCAGGCGATCGAACTGCACTTCGAACACACCGGTGAGTTCATGGGTCTGCCGCCCACCGGACGCGCCTTCACCATCGGCGGCTCCAACACCTTCCGGTTCCGGGAGGGAAGGATCGCCGAGCACTGGGGGGTGTTCGATGTCGCGAAGATCCCGGACCTGCTCGCCGCCGCCCCGGGCCCCGAAGGGGGCTGGAGTTCCATGTGGGAACCGGGTGCCCCCCATGGCGGGCGGCCCGCGAACGGTGCCCCGGGGCCGGGGTGAGAGCCCGGCGCGCGCTGATCATCGGGGCGGGCCCCGCCGGACTCGCAACCGCCGTCCTGCTGCGCCGCGCGGGTCTGGAGACCCGGGTGCACGAAGGCGCGCCAGGCCCGCGGACGGGCGGCAGCGCGCTGACGCTGTGGCCGAACGCGCTCACGGCGCTGGAGAGCGTCGGTGTCGCCGCGGCGGTGCTGGCCCGCAGCGCGCCGAGCGCCGGGCTCGCGATGCGTACCGCGGGTGGTGACACCTTGCAGTACACGTCCCCGGATCTTCTGGAGCGGTGCGGGGGCACCGGACGGGCGCTGCTGCGCGCTGATCTTCTCGACGCCCTGTACGGCGCGTACGGGGCGGAGGAGGTGCGGTTCGGGGACCGCTGTGTCGCCGTCGGGGAGGAGCACGGGGTCGTCGTCGCCCGGTTCGACGACGGCCGGGAGGAGGAGGGCGATCTGCTGATCGGGGCGGACGGCATCCGCTCCCGGGTGCGCGCGTCGCTCTTCGGGGGCGGCGATCTGCGGTACAGCGGGTACGCGGTGAGCCGTGGCGTGGCGTCCGTCGCGGAGCCCGGTCATCCGGCCCTGCTCTCCCTGGGCGCCGGACGGCAGTTCGGGCTGTTCCCGCTCCCGAACGGCAGGATGTACTGGTTCGCGGCCTTCGCCGCCCCCGAGAGGAGGACGGTGGGCAGTACCGGGCATCTGCCGTTCCTCCTGGAGCGTTTCGGTGACTGGCACGATCCCGTACCGCGGGTGCTGCGGGCCACCGATCCGGCGGACGTGAGTGTGACGGGCATCCACGACCGGCGTCCGCTGCGGCACTGGGGCACAGGTGCGGTGACCCTGGTGGGTGACGCCGCCCATCCGAGCGCCCCGGCGATGGGGCAGGGCACCTGTCAGGCGTTCGAGGACGCGGTGGTGCTCGCTCGTCATCTCGCCGGTACCGACGATGTCCCGGGGGCGCTGCGCGCGTACGCGGCGCGGCGCCGGCGGCGGGCGCATTCCGTCACCGTCCAGTCCCACTGGATGGGCCGGATGGGCCAGTGGCGCCATCCGCTGCTGTGCGGGGTGCGGGACGGACTGATCGCAGTGATGCCCCAGTCGGCCCAACTGCGGGGCTTGCGCGGCATGTTCGCGTTCGACGCCGCCTGACGGGCCTTCACCGACCGGATCGACGAGCTCCAAGGAGACCCCATGGATCAGCTGGATCCTGCGAAGGAGTCCGCCGCGACCGGCTCCCCGGCCGCCGGGGACCAGCCACCGAAGGTACGGGTCCCCGTGCACCGGGTCCTGCTGCGGCTGTGCTCCCTCACCCTCGCGGTGGCCGCCGAGGCTTTGGTGACCCTCCCGGTCCTGGCCGTCGTACGGGCGGTGCGGGGCCGGGACGCCGCCGGACGCTTCCTGCGCCGCCGGCTCGTACGGCGGATCCAGGCCCTCGGGCCCACCTTCGTGAAGTTCGCGCAGATCGCGGGCGCCCGCCGGGATGTGCTTCCGGGGCCCCTGTGCGACGAGCTGTCCCGGCTCCATGACTCGGTGCGGCCCATCACCGCCCGGCAGTCCCGGCGGGCCTGGCGCAAGGCGTACGGCGGCGCGCCCCCGCCGTTCCTGGCCGGACTCGACGCCGTTCCGGTGGCGGGTGGCAGCATCGCGTGTGTGTACCGCGGGGTGCTGCATGACGGCCGCGTGGTCGCGCTGAAGCTGAAACGTCCCGGTATCGACGGGGTGATGCGGGCGGACCTGGCACTGATCCGCGCGCTGGTACGGGCGTGCGAACGTCTTCCCCAGCTGCGGGGGATGCCGATGGCCGATCTCGTGGGGTATGTCAGCAACGCCATCCTGGGCCAGCTCGACCTGCGCCGCGAGGAGGCGAACATCGTCCGGCTGCGGGAGAACCTGGCGGCCGTGCCCGATGTGGATGTCCCCGAGCTCCATCCGCGGCTGTCCCGGCCGACGTGTCTGGTCTTCGAATTCATCCCGGAGTTGGACACAGGTACTCCGGGGACCCTGCCCGACCCGGTGCGGGCCAGACTCGCCTCCGCCGTGCTGTCCGCGGCGCACAAGATGATGTTCGTGGACGGGTTCGTGCACTGCGACCCGCATCCGGGGAACATCTATCTCCTGCCGCGGGGGCGGGCGGTGATCCTCGACGCCGGGTACAGCGTCCAACTCCCGGACCGGGTGCGGAACCTGATCGGCGGGTTCTTCTCCGCGCTGGCCTCCGGGGACGGCCGCCGGTGCGGGGAGATCATGCTGGCGAGCATGGCCGACGTCGGTCCTGACTGCGACACGGACGCCTTCGTGGACGACATCGCGGAGCTCGTCGCGCGGTCGGCGGGGCCGGGCAACGCCTTCGCCATGGCGCCGTTCGGCAACGGGGTCTTCGAGGTGCAGAGCGCCCACCGGCTTTACGCCGCCTCGGACTTCGCCTTCCCGATCATGTCGTTGATGATTCTGGAGAGCACCGTGCGGGGCCTGTGGCCGGAGGCGGACTTCCAGCAGGTGGGTGCCGCGGCGCCGCAGTGAGACAGCGGCGCCGTCCGTGACCCCGGGCGGACCACCGCCCGCCGGACCCCCGGAGGGCGGCGGGCGGCGGGCGTCCGTGCCGGGTCAGCCGGCGGGCTGGAGCAGGAAGAACTCGTTCCCGTCCGGGTCCTTGAAGCTGGCGTTGGAGCCGCCGAAAGGCATCTGCTCCGGCGGACGGGTGAAGGTCACGCCACGGCCCACGAGTTCCTCATGGGTCGCCTTGATGTCCTCGGTGACCAGCTGGATGTCCGTGAACCTGCCGATCTTGCCCTCCTCGTAGACGGGGAAGTCCTTAGTGCAGAGCACGATCCGGGTCTGGGAGCCGGGGGGCGCGACCTCGACCCAGCGGACGGGCCCGAAGCTCTGGTCCTCCCGGAGCTCGAAGCCGAGGGTGTTCACATAGAAGTCGACGGCCTTGTCCTGGTCGTTGACGAAGACGTCGATCGTACCGATGTGCGAGATCACGGTTCCTCCTGATATATCCGGGCACCGAGGGCGCCGTCGTTGATGTGCTGGACGAGTGGTGTGCGGTGGGAGCGCCGCTACGACGCGGTTTCCGCCCCGGCGGCGGTGTCCCGCTCACCGTCGGACGTCGGCGTGGCGTCCGCGTCCGCGTCCGCCACGATCTCCGCCCGGGGCGCGAGCAGCAGCACGAGCAGCGCGCCCAAGACGACGAACGCCGCACCGCCGAGCATGGCGAGCTGGAATCCCTCCATGAACGCGGCGTGTCCCGCGTCGGCCGCGGCCCGCGCCACCGAGGCCGGTGTGCCCTCCGGCACGGGCACGACGCCCTGGGAGACGACCTTGCTCATCTGTTCGAGTGACGTGGCGAGAGGTTCGGGCACGTCCGCGTCCGCCAGTTCCTGCGGCAGCACGGTGCTGACCCGGGCCGAGATCATCGAGCCGAGGGCGGCCGTACCGAGGACACCGCCGAGCATCAGGGCCGTCTGCTGGAGCCCGGACGCCACGCCCGTGAGCTGGCTGGGCGCGCTGTTGACAATCATCTCGATGGCGGTGGGGGCGACCATGCCCATGCCCACCCCGAGCGGGGCGAGGAACGGCCACATCGCGTGGTACGAGGAGTCCCCCGTCATCCAGGAGAGCCCCAGGAGGGCCACCGCGATCAGGGACAGACCGAGCGAGAGCGGGACCCTGGGCCCGAACCGCTGGTTGAGCACGGCTCCCGTCGGCGCGCCGACACCGAACAGCACGGTGAACGGCAGCAGTCCGAGTCCCGCCTGCATCGGCTCGAAACCGTGCACCTGCTGGAGGTACAGCGCCAGGTAGAACGTGGCGCCGAAGGCGGCGAACCCGCCGACGAGCAGGGCCGTCGTACCGATCGAGATGGCGCGCAGCCGGAACAGCGAGGGTGGGAGGAGCGCTTCGGCGGTCGTGCGTTCGCGCAGGACGAACAGCGTGCCGAGGACGAGCGCCGCGGCGAACGAGCCGAGTGTCCGGCCCGCCCCCCAGCCGTGTTCGGGGACCTGGATGATTCCCCAGACCAGGGCGAACAGCGTGGCGGTGAGCAGGACGACACCGGGCAGATCGAAGGACCGGCCGGCGCCCTCCGGGCGGATCGCGGGGATCGCCCATGCCCCGAGGGCGAACGCGGCGACCCCGACGACCAGGTTGACGAAGAAGACCCAGCGCCAGTTCAGCAGGTCCACCATCACCCCGCCGATGAAGGGTCCGGCCGCCATGGCCAGGGCGCCGACGGCGCTCCAGACCCCGATGGCCACCTTCAGCCTGTCCTTGGGGAAGGTGGCCTTGAGCACTGCGAGTCCGCTGGGTGCGAGCACCGCGCCGCTGATGCCCTGGAGGACGCGCCAGAAGATCAGCATGCCGATGTTGTCGGCGAGGCCCGCCATCACCGAGGTGGCGGAGAAGGCGGCCATCCCGATGAGGAAGAACTTCTTGTGCCCGTAGCGGTCACCGAGTTTTCCCGCGGTGACCAGCACACAGGCGACGGCCAGCATGTAGCCGTTGGTCACCCACTGGAGCGTGGAGAGGTCGGTGTCGAGATCGACGGCGATGACCGGGTTGGCCACGGCGACGACGGTGCCGTCCAGGGCCTCCATCATCGTGCCCAGGGCGACCGCGGTCAGGACGATCCAGGGGCTGCGGAGGCCGTTGCTGCTGCGGTCGCCGGCCGTGGGGGCCGCGGAGCCGGCCGGGCCCGCGCTCCGCCCGGCCTGCTTCGGATCTTGAACCACGATGTGGTCCTTCCCTTCTCAGCGGGTTCAGCCCCGGCTGTCGTTGAGGCTGAACCAGTTGCCGGAGTCGTCGCGGAACACCGCCTCCGTACCGAAGGGCCGCTTGACCGGTTCCTGGACGAACGTGACTCCCGCCTGGCGCAGCCGTTCGTACGTGGCACGGGTGTTCTCCACGTGCAGCACGCCGACGCCGATGACTCCCTTGGCGATGAGGTCCCGGAAGTGCGCGGTGGTCTCCTCGTCGTACTCGGGGGGCCCGACCTTGCGCAGGACCATCTCGACCTCGGGCTCGTCCTTGGGGCCGACGGTGAGCCAGCGCAGTTCGCCTATGGTCATGTCGTTGCGGACCTCGAACCCGAGCTTCTCGGTGTAGAAGGCCTTCGCGGAATCCTGGTCGAGCACCGGGATGGTGACATGGGAGAGACGAGCGCGCATGGACTTCCTTCCGACGTGGAGCAGTTGAGCTGTGAGCAGACGTTATCGAGGCGTCCGGTCAGTGACATCTCCTGGATTGCGGACCTTGGTTCCGCTTGTGTCCGGGGGGTTGCGCGGATCGTCCGGAGGGTCCTGGGGCGCGCTCGCGGTCCGCGGTCCGGCGGTGACGCCCTCACGGCGGGCACACATGAACAGGTAGCACCCGGGGATGGGCGGAGGGCCGCCCTGCCGCGCGATCTCCCCCCGGTAGGCGGTCGGGGAGACACCCACGACCTCGGAGAACCGGGAGCTGAACGAGCCGACGCTCGAATACCCGACGAGATGGCAGATCTCCGCCACCGTGAGGTTCGTGGCGCGCAGCAGATCGCGGGCCCGTTCGATACGCCGCTGGGTCAGATAGCGGCCGGGTGTCTCGCCGTACGCCGCCTGGAACGAGCGCAGGAAGTGGAAGCGCGAGCACCCGGCCTCGGCGGCCAGGGTGGTGAGATCCAGCGGATCGGCGTACGAGCGGTCCATCAGGTCCTTCGCCCGGCGCAGAAACGGGAGCAGTCCGGAGGAGGGGAGTTCGTGGCCTGGCATGACCTCATTAATGGGTGCACTTCCTCACCGTGCGAACGGATTCGGACATCCCGCGGCCACCGGCGTGGAGCGCTGCGCGGCAGGGTGCCGGCCGCCCACGGCCACCGCCCGAACGGGACGGGTGGACACGCGTCGGCGGTGCGGACGTGGCCCTCGCTCTCCCTGCCCGCGGTCCGGCCCGCCAGGACGGCGGGGCGAGCCCGCCGTCACCACGGGGGCCCACGCCGGTGCCCGTCGCCGTGTCCTCCCCGGCGGGCAGCCCGCCGACGGTGTCCGGCTACTCGATTGCGCAGTGACCTTTCTAGCAGCGGGGCAGGGTGCGGACAAGTGGCCTTCAGGTCGTCAGGTCCGGCCGTGACCTAGGGCCTCAACCGCGTTCGTCCGCACTCTGGTTGAGCCCCAGGACATTGCCGTCCGGATCGGTGAAGGTGGCCTGCCGTCCCCATGGAGTGGCCCTCGGGCCCTCGACCGTCACCCCGCGCTCCCGCAGCCGCGCGCAGTCCGCGTCCACGTCCGTCGTCCGCAGGAGCAGTCCCCGGCCGCTGCCCGGCGCCATCGTCTCGAACCAGTCGACGAGCACCAGGCTGGTGTCCGCCCCTTTCGGTGCGACCTGCAACCACCTTCCGTGCACGCCCGGCTGATCCCTGAGCAGTTCGAAGCCGACGGTCCCGACGTAGAAGTCCTTGGCCTTCTCCTGGTCCGACACCGGCACCGAGAAGAGCTGCACATGCGTGATTCCCATCCACCGACGATAGGAGGGGCCGCCGCCACGATCACCCACTTCGTCCGTGGACGTCATGGATTCCACCGAACGGCGGAATCCGGTTGCCGCACCGCCACTTCCCCCGAGGACGCCCCTCGGGGAGGGGGGTGTACAGGTCGGCGCCGGACCACCGGAGGCGTCCACTCCGGTCGCATCACGCGGTAATCCGGCATATATGGCGGTACATACACCTCAGCATGCCGCCCAGAACCTCAACTGATCCTATATCTTTACAAAGTGACCGACCGGCGGGACGATGCGATCCAGGCATGGCGGAAGGGTGCGACGACCCTCATATCCGCAGGCAGAGGGCACGCGTGCGAGGGAGAAGCAACGGGCACCTATCCCAGGAACGCTATATCTTATAGAAACACACAAGCTGCTTTGAGCCAGAATCCATCGGTTTGTGATCCTCTCTTCTATATGAAGAGCGAACTTATAAGAATATGACACGGCGTCTATGCCGTGTGCCGGCTGGACCCGTACGGCCTTGATTCCGTGGGCATCCAGCCGACTGGGGTGAAACGTGTCCGTGTCCGTGTCACAGCGCTTCCTCGCCCGGCCCCTCCAACGTCTGAGGGGCGGTCTGATCACCCCCGCGGCCACCGTCGCCACGTTCGAACGCAGAGGCTTCCATCCGGGCGCCGAGCCCGACCGGCGGGCCCTGGAGGCGGCGGGCACGACCTTCCTGTCCGGGCTGCGCAGCGCGACCTCCGGGACCGGGGTCGACCGGCTCGGGGACACCCTCACCGGCTCCGTACCCCGCGAACGGCAGGGATTCGCCTTCGAGGGGGCCGCGATGGGACTCGCCCTGCTCGACGCCGTCGGCCCGCGCCACGACCGGGTGGCCGGCCTGCTGAAGACCTCGGGGGCCGCCCACACCTATATGGTCCATGTCGGCGCGGGCTGGGCGCTCGCACGGCTGCCGCGCCCCCTGTGGCGGCACGCCGTCCCCACCGACCCGCTGCTGCGCTGGCTGGCCCTGGACGGCTACGGCTTCCACGAAGCGTACTTCCGGACCCCGGCCCGCGCCGACGGACGGTGGTCGGCCCGGCTGCCCGGCTGGCCGGGCCCGCCGGACGCCGTTGCCAACGTTGTCGACCAGGGGATCGGCAGAGCCCTGTGGTTCGTGGAGTGCGCGGACCCCGAACGCATCGCGGCACGGCTGCGCGGGTTCGCCCCGCGGCGCCACCCCGATCTGTGGGCCGGGGTGGGACTGGCGGCCGTCT includes:
- a CDS encoding helix-turn-helix transcriptional regulator; this translates as MPGHELPSSGLLPFLRRAKDLMDRSYADPLDLTTLAAEAGCSRFHFLRSFQAAYGETPGRYLTQRRIERARDLLRATNLTVAEICHLVGYSSVGSFSSRFSEVVGVSPTAYRGEIARQGGPPPIPGCYLFMCARREGVTAGPRTASAPQDPPDDPRNPPDTSGTKVRNPGDVTDRTPR
- a CDS encoding VOC family protein, which produces MGITHVQLFSVPVSDQEKAKDFYVGTVGFELLRDQPGVHGRWLQVAPKGADTSLVLVDWFETMAPGSGRGLLLRTTDVDADCARLRERGVTVEGPRATPWGRQATFTDPDGNVLGLNQSADERG
- a CDS encoding DUF1702 family protein; this translates as MSVSQRFLARPLQRLRGGLITPAATVATFERRGFHPGAEPDRRALEAAGTTFLSGLRSATSGTGVDRLGDTLTGSVPRERQGFAFEGAAMGLALLDAVGPRHDRVAGLLKTSGAAHTYMVHVGAGWALARLPRPLWRHAVPTDPLLRWLALDGYGFHEAYFRTPARADGRWSARLPGWPGPPDAVANVVDQGIGRALWFVECADPERIAARLRGFAPRRHPDLWAGVGLAAVYAQAGTDQALRLLVEKAGEHLPPLRQGAAFAAEARTHAGLTTDRTEHAVRVLCGVDARTAAAVTRETRQALPPDGREPAYQEWRRRIQRHFTD